A window of Tachysurus fulvidraco isolate hzauxx_2018 unplaced genomic scaffold, HZAU_PFXX_2.0 HiC_scaffold_163_np12, whole genome shotgun sequence genomic DNA:
TCACTCTTAGTGGACTAATGATGTGTTAGCTAGGCCTCAAGTCTCAGATATTGGGATGTAAGTCATTAAAGAATGAACACAGCAGAAAGTACACTTGATGTTCATTCCTTCATTGGAAATCATCACATAAATGTACTTTGTTTGATGATTGAGTAAGACAATAAAATGATCCTGTTTAACTCCCACCAGTGAACTTTATTATTCAATTATAATGTTACACAGTTCTCAaacatctctgtgttttattAGAATAATGTAAACTACGTTTTATCGGCGTAGCCAAGGGTCCGCTATTGGGAGCCAATGATTTACACCTTGacattaaaatttaattcaCATCACCACAGGTACCAACTTTGGAGATGTGCTTGGCACAAGTGGCTAATCTTTTCCCTTTGGAAAAATTTACACATGATTTACAGAACAAATCCGAATTATTCTGGCTGACACGGGCCCCTTTGTGGGATTTACTTGAACAAGCATGACCCCAACCCTGACCTGTTTTGGTTTGCCCTTAGCTTTTCAATATTCACTCTCATATTAACAATACATCgttgttatattgttattaatatgtttgaatgtatgctgtgtgtgctgactgattgttgttttgtttaaggTTTAATAAGAAATcaataaaactataataataataaaataataaatcacaataTATATCTAATGTTTGAAATGATCAGTTATATATTACTGAATTCAGGGTTAAAGTAATAAACAGTTACTCAAAAATAGGTAGTGAAAAAATATGTAGTCAAATTGAATCTTATGACAATTTAAAAAGAgctttaaactaaaaaaaaacaaaaaaaaaccgcAAACCAAAAACAAATTTGTGACGCAGTTGTGATGTAATTTCCTCGGCTCCTCCTCGCCCGACTATTATAACCTATGAGAGACACTACAGAGATTAACTTTGGACTCCAGTGATACAGGAGCGACATGGAAAACGGAGTACAGGAACAACCTCTGTAAGCGTCTCATacttttatataatgtatattattcttatatattatatacacattacatttaccATCTAACCGGTAGAAGGAAACAGAGCACTTGTCACCAGACCTAGTTGTTATTAGAGACTGTAAACAGTTTACAAAGTATTGTTATTTAGTCATGTGTAAGAAGAACACAGCTTGGTGTTTTTctggttatttatatatactgtatgtaaatattacaGACCTGACTCTTGTCTGGGTGAGTCTTTAAATCACGGAAGTGAAATGTcgcgtatttatttatttgtttatttgtttgtttgtttaaatgtattactaATGTATAGATCTATTGGATAACTCGAAACgtctgaattgtgtgtgtgagtgtgtgtgtgtgtgtgtgtgtgtgtgtgtgtatgcgtgtgtgtgtgcgtctctgtgtgtgcgtgtgtgtgtgcgagcgtgtatgtgtgtatggatgtgtgtgtgcgcgcgtgtatgtgtgtatgggtgtgtgtgtatgtgtgtattcgccgcgcgcgcgcttgtgtgtgtgagtgagagagagagagagagaaagagagagagagagagcgcgagcgtgtgtgtgtgtgtttcacttcaATCTGCTTTAATGGCTGTTGGATTTGCCCGGACACATCACTGTGACTGCTTCTTAGAAAACTGCCATACAAATACGAATCCAAACACCGGACAATTGGTAAACTGTTGGGGAATTTTAGAGATTTTTTAGCACCTAAACAAAATGGCAGTGTTTTGCCCtaacagagaatgagagaaaaaataaaaacaagcaataaGGGAGAGAGTGGCACAAAGCAACGACTTTATTTAGCGGTTTCAATATACACTGTTATTGAAACTCCCTAtacgaagtgtgtgtgtgtgtgtgtggtgtgtgtgtgtgtgtgtgtgtgggtgtgtgtggtgtgtgtgtggtgtgtgtgtgcgcgtgcgcgcgcgcaaTGGTTTTTACAAcgttgttataaaaaaaaaacaccacatttttgtttttgacatttgtttgtttgtttgtttgtttttttattttattgttatgtaTTGTATGATATTTTTTCATTCTGTGGCGCACAAAGTTAACATTTTCAGACCGGATTTCTCATGTGATCCTTCCGCTCTCATTCCATGTTTTTCACATGTGGAATTTAAGGAAATAACATGGTTAAATGTACTGTCAACATTTTGGCCCCACATGATTGTTACTCACTTAATTAGATGTGAAGAATTATGACTTGAAATGATGCATCTGTATAAGACCTTAGTCATACAAAAGGTAACTTTCCCATCCTTACTAAGTGTGTCATTTGGCAGGAATGTGGTATAAATTCTGGCTTTGggaactttacacacacagctgccaTGTTTTAGAAGTTGTCTTATTCTTAGGAATCTTCTAGCTTGGAagcttatttacatttttaaaacacattaaactttaacTCTTGAGATAAGGTATGAAATCATTTGCTTCATGTAAACAGTTGACAGACTTTAAGTTTAAGGTCAATTAAAATGTCTAAGAAGCTTATACAAGCAGTTTTTACCTTTTGTACAgtctttcagtcattttctcaaAATTCGGTGTTGAATGTTGAACAAAGCACAAAaccttttgggtttttttgtttgtctttttctacAACCAGGAACCAGGCAGAACTGCTTGCACAGATGTTTCCCACAGACAGTCTGGAGTACAAACTCCTTTTGAGGTACGTACAGAAGAAAATAGACAGTCATCCCACCCAAAGCAACAGTGTGGGAGAGGTGAAGGCTGCTACACATCCTCAGAAACaccataaaacacagaaaaataagaaGCGTAAATTTCTGAAGATCATAAGCTGCATTCGGCCAGAGAGGGAAGATGAAGATTGTGTGACTAGACCTCCTCACAGACAACCGGCAACTGCAGGTTCATGTGAGTATCAGAATGCAACCCTGAGATCACTTATTAATGCTATGGCATATATATTGTTAATTGAAAAACTAACAATTTCTGGCTGTTTCTGGGATTACAATTATATACAGAGTCTGCAGCTTTATATTTGTAGGTCATGAGGTATTTTCCTTATAACATGGCTCACTAATTAATTTCATTGTGTTCGTAACCGCAGCTGATTCAGACCAGGAAGAAGTTGAACAAATTGTCAACAAGTTGACTAAACTCACAGataaagttcattttaaatctACGGATATAGAAACTGATGGTGACGGTGAGTGTATGttcttattttttcacatatcctgTGCTAGTGATGCATACAGAGCTCATGTAAATGTAGCTATATGACTTAGCAAGGTTTCTAATTCGTATTCTGTATCTACAGATCTTGTGGAGCAAATAGTGGAACTGCTTCGGGAACATGGAGATAAACTTAACGAGAAAGTAAGTCACATTCATTCCTTTCATTTTAATGATGCACTTGGGggttgtaaaaataaatcactagtGTAACAATATCTGGATAAAATGTTACATATGAATAAAATAGGATAGTTATTAGAGTGACAGGTGATTAGAGTGACAGGTTTTCAATGAACGAATTGAGAATTTTCCATCTTTGTTCATAGTTAAAAAGGTGGCCCCATAAACAAAAACCTCCCTCAGTGTTGATATTTCATATTCTGCGTTATCGATGAGAaatactttctttattttatatttatttatcaaggTGGAAAAAAGATCACTGTGGAATTGTACATTTTGAAGTAATTGCTTAATGTCTGTCCATAGATACAAAAGGACCACATGCTTATGAAACAGCTGCAGGACTCTCTGTCATAcggtttctttaaaaaattggCCGTAGCTTTATACACAGACTAAGTCCGGAGGAGCTTCCTGCTACACAGAGCCGAAAGCAAGCTGAGATCGCGATCACCTTTGAGCTGACCAGCCGCCTAAATGCCATGGACTCCCATCCTATGAACCGAGTGCTGGGCTTTGGTGCTACATACCTGCAGGACTACTTCACCCCCTGGGTCAACCAACAAGGCGGCTATGTAAGTACAATACAGTTGCTACCAAGCCATGCCTACTCATATTCTGTGTcttttgatttgtttgatttagATACACATTCTTGTcattatttatgaattttttttccgtctcttttgttttctcttttcaggAAAAGTTTTCAGCACAGACAGTGATGCTAAGAGGAAGTCGAATAAACCTAGAAGACTTTGATCCACCCCACATTCACCAACACCCCTCCCCCCTCGAACTTCATTAGATTTAATTATTCTCAGGATCCAAGTCACTTGAATaagaaaagtattttattaaaaaagtttaatgtttacatATCCATGATACCAAAGCCTCTGTGAAATAGAAGTGTAGGTATGTGgtttaacaatgtttttttttgttaatttttataACTAATTAATTCAATGAGTAGTTGATAAGTAATTTTGTGTTAGATATTTTCATGTGTTAGCGTTTTTGTATTATACCTATGGTTGTATGCAGattgatttgtgtgtttatgagcaGTTATGTTTTGTCTGTCCGTAGTGTAAGATCTCACAGATCTTATGCATGCAGATTTACAGGGTTTTGGGGAAATAGTAGATTTTTTTCTAGTAGAAAAGCTAAAAAGTTTTTTACtcaaataaaggtttttaaaaaaatcactcaaaTAAATGTTGGACTGTGAAGAACTAACATTATGATCATTTATGCTTTAAGAAATCTTTAGAggacgttatttatttatttgtttgtttatttatttgtttatttatttgtggtaTAGAATATGATAGTCATTAAATggtcattttaattattaagcaataagtaagtaaataatttagaatattttgaatatagCCATATTAAAAGAACTATTGATTCTTTcataaaaaggataaaaaaaataatggattataaaattaaaataaaaaattacagatCACTTATGTACATACGACATCTTAAGGCACAAATATTATCAAAATTTGTATTATTGTAAGTAACACCCAAGCAACATTTaggtagttgacaaatgacccataaaaagtacttttttttggaaagcataactttttaagaaaaaatacatataaatacatatatatttgtggagtatgaaaactgcagtttcagaaaatagtacggtcactcattttgtcaatgacttcacatatttttttcactttttcactcaacaatactgtaaatgtgtcctatggtgtgacatttaaaaagtactaagaaattatattaaataacataaaataatacagacagaattgagacagaattgttcacattattaaaacattattttcttaaagtgatatttatttt
This region includes:
- the LOC125140453 gene encoding uncharacterized protein LOC125140453 isoform X2, whose translation is MENGVQEQPLNQAELLAQMFPTDSLEYKLLLRYVQKKIDSHPTQSNSVGEVKAATHPQKHHKTQKNKKRKFLKIISCIRPEREDEDCVTRPPHRQPATAGSSDSDQEEVEQIVNKLTKLTDKVHFKSTDIETDGDDLVEQIVELLREHGDKLNEKLYTQTKSGGASCYTEPKAS
- the LOC125140453 gene encoding apoptosis facilitator Bcl-2-like protein 14 isoform X1; amino-acid sequence: MENGVQEQPLNQAELLAQMFPTDSLEYKLLLRYVQKKIDSHPTQSNSVGEVKAATHPQKHHKTQKNKKRKFLKIISCIRPEREDEDCVTRPPHRQPATAGSSDSDQEEVEQIVNKLTKLTDKVHFKSTDIETDGDDLVEQIVELLREHGDKLNEKIQKDHMLMKQLQDSLSYGFFKKLAVALYTD